ATCGGTTCCCTGCATCCCGGTCTCGAAATCGCCGTGCAACGCCCCGGATGTCGGTCGCGATGGTCCGCAACGGCGGCGAGCCGGGCTGCGGCGATGATTCACTGCAGGATGTTCGGCACCATCAGCCGAAACGGCGCGATGCGGGCATCGAACGCATTGCCTTGGGCTTCCACCATCTGAAAGCTGCCGTGCAGGGTGCCGACCGGTGTGTCGAGCGGGCAGCCGCTGACATACTGAAACGATTCGCCGGGCGCGATGATCGGCTGGTAGCCCACCACGCCGGGGCCGCGCACTTCCTCGACGGCGCCCTCCCCGTTGGTGATGATCCAGTGGCGCGAGCGGAGCTGGACCGGAGTCTCGCCCTCGTTGCGGATGATGATGTGATAGCCGAAGACGAACAGGCCGCTGTCGGGATCGGACTGCTCTGGCACGAAGCGGGGCTCGGCGATGATGCGGACGCCGCGGGTCAGGGTATTGCTCACGGTTGGCTCTCCGGATGACAAAAAGACGCGGGCTGCGCCGTGTTGAGTCTTTGAGCGCACGCAGACCACACTGCCGGGTTCACGACCGATACCCCTCCTCGGCCAGCACCTGGCGCACCACCGGCAGCGCGCGCAGGCGCCGGTAGTAGGCCGCCACGCGCGGCGGCAGCGGGATTTCCGTCCTGTCGGCCCAGAATGCGTTGTAGAACAGTGCGGCGTCGGCGATGGTGAAGCGCTCGCCGGCCGCGTAGCCCTCGTCCGGCAGGCGCTTTTCGAGTGCCCCGAAGGCCTGCATGACGATCTCGCGCCCGTGCGCCGTCACGTCCTCGCGCGCCCGCGTGCCGGGTTCGGCGAGGTAGCGTTCGGCGGTGAAGATGCGCGTGAAGCCCTCGCCGTGCAGCTGGCCGAGCGCGAAGTCGAGCAGCTCCACCGCCCGCGCCGCGAGCGGTGGATCGTCCGGCAGCAGCCGGGCACGCGGGTAGCGTGCGGCGAGCCACAGCGCGATCGAGCGAAAGTCGGTGAGCGGCGGGCCGTCGTCCGGCACCAGCGTCGGGATGGTGCCGCGCGGGTTGATGGCGAGGTACTCGGGCTTCAGATGATCGCCGGCCGGCAGGTTCAGCACCCACGCCTCGAACGGCAGCTCCAGTGTTTCCAGCAGGATGTGGATGCCGGTCGAGCAGGAACCGGGCGTCATGTAGAACTTCATGGCCATGGCAGCGCTCGCGGTGTGGATTCAGGCATGGCCGGCCGCCGACCAGCGCTGCGATCCCAGCGCCGTCGCAATCGCCTGCGCCCGCGCCAGCTCGGGGTCCTCGGCATCGACGGCGACGTCCCGGCAGGCGCGCAGCGCCGCGTGCAGCAGCGCGGCCTTGGGATAGACCGGGCCGAAGCCCTCGCCATGGGCGCGGTAGTCACAGGCACACACCTGCAGCAGCGCCGCGAAGCGGTCCGGCTGGTCGAACGCGCCCAGGCGCGCCAGCATGGCCGCCACCGGCCCGGCGCGCACCTCCGACACGCGGTGCACGCGCTCGCATTCGGCGAGCGCCAGCAGCGCCAGCTCCCGGCAGGCCGCCGGCACGCCGAATCGCGCGCAGATCGCCTCGATGCGCGGCCCGCCGCGCTCGACGTGACGGTAGTGGACCGGCAGGTGCTCGGGCGGCGAATCGGACTTGCCGACGTTCATCACCAGCAGCGCAAAGCGCACCGCGAGCGGCGCCTCGCCACGCGCAGCCTCGGCCAGCGCGTTCAGGGTGTGCAGGCCGATGTCGACGCTGCGCTGATCGGCGCCGAGCTGCGGCACGCCGAACAGCGCCGCGACTTCCGGCAGCACCGCACCGAGCGCGCCCGACAGGCGCAGCGCCGCCAGCATGCGCGACGGCCCGCGTGCCATGAGCCCACGCCGCAGCTCCGGCCACATGGCCGGGCCGGGCGTGCCCCGCAGTGCCCCGCGCGCGGCGTGTTCGGCCATGGCGTCCAGCAGTTCCTCGTCGAGCGCGCCGTCGTCCTCGGCCAGCAGCGCCGCCATGCGCAGCACCGCCAGCCCGGGCTCGGTCTGGACCAGATCACGGGGTCTGGGCATGGGCGTCAGGCCGGCTGGCGCGGCGGCTTCACCGGGCCGACGTCGACCTGGATCGCCTCGCCCTCGATGCGCAGCGGATAGGCATGCAGCACGTTGCGTACGGCGTGTGTCACACACTTGCCGCTGGCCGCATCGAAACCCCACTGGTGATGCGGGCAACGCACCGCCCGGCCGTCGAAGGTGGCGCCGGTGAGCGGCATGTCCGCATGCGGGCAGCGGCCACGGTAGGCCTTGAGCTCGCCGCCGGTCGGCCACAGCAGCAGCACGCTTTTCCGGCCGACCTGGAACAGGCCCATGGCGCCCTCGCGCACGGCGTCGGTGGTGCAGATGGTGGTGAAGTTCATCTCTGAGCCCGCCTGATCCTGAAAAACGTACCAAGGAGAGGCAAATTGCGGACCAGATACCCGCCACTCCGTGCCGGATGACGTCTGGGGCGTGCACGGGCCTTGCAACGTCTGGATGGACGATCGATGCGGATGGCCACGGCGCAGGTGCGCATGGCTGGTTTGTCGGAATCCGTTCATGCGTGGAGGCTGTGGATTGTGGCTTTTCAGACGTTGTGCAAACAAAAATACCTCGCCGAGGGCGAGTCGGTGCCGTTTCTGATCGATGGTGCGGAAGTGCTGGTGCTGTGGCCCGACGGCGGTCAGCCGCGCGCCTTCGTCGGGCGTTGCCCGCACGAGGGCCAGTCGCTGGTCAACAACTCGGATTTCAACGGCCGCATCCTGGTCTGCACGGTGCACGGCTGGGTCTTCAACGGTCGTACCGGCGAGGGGCTGAGCCCGACCGGCTGCCGGCTGCGCGAGTTTCCGCTGCGCCTGACCGACGACGGCCGGGTCGAGATCGACCTCGTCGCCGCGTGACCGTCAGCTCATTGAAATCCTGCGCGCCTTGCCGGCCGAGGCGGTGGCGATGATCGGCGGCGATGCGGGCGATTCGCCGCGGGGCCCTGTGGAGCTGACGGGCGGCCCCAATGGCCTGCCGGACGAGATGCTGCGACAGGCGGATAGGACGCCGAGCCGATCGGAAGGCCCGGCGCGCTAACCCCGTTCGCCGCTGCCGCCGACGATGAGGTTGAACACCTCGCGCAGCAGCATCAGTTCACTCATGGCCGCGCCGCGCAGCTGCGCCAGGTGATGAAATCGGGCGCCCTGGGCTTCGATCAGCGCCTTGGGCGCGTCCGGCGTGGTGAAGCGCAGCAGATGGATGCGCACGGGGCCGGCTTCGGTCTGCGCCCAATGGATGAACTCGCCGACGTGCACCAGCGCACCGCCGTTCAGGCCGCAGCGCGTGATGATCGTCTGGCGCACCACCTCGCCATCATGGATCGGTCCGGCCACCGGTGGCGCCGGCATGGGTTCGGCCGGCTCGGGCAGGGGCGCGGGCCAGAGCAGGCTGCCGTCGGCCCAGCGCGCGAACAGCAGCGCCGCGCTGTAGCGGTCGTAATGGGCGAGGATGACGCGATTGAACGGCGTGATGTCGGCTGCGCGCATGGGAGATGGGTCCTTGGCGGATGGGATCAGAACGATGCGAGGCAGGCATCGGCCGTGGCCAGCAGCGCTTCGGCGGATCGGGTGGTATCCCCGGCCTGGATGCGGGCATCGAAGGCGGCGAGTGCGGCGCAGACAATGCTTGCAGCGGCCTCCTCGCGCGGATCGCCGCTCCAGCGGAACGTCAGCAGGACCGCATGGCCCCCGCCCGTGTCCGCGGCCTCGCCGATCCGCAGATCGAAGCCGGCGTCCTCGCCCTGCAGCGTGCACGGCCGGAAGCCGCCGCTCGCCAGGGGCGCGTCGCCCGCATCGAGGGTCAGCGGCCGATCGAGAGCGTCGATGGCCTGTTGCAGCGCCGCCCGGTCGGGAATCCGGTCGCGGTGCATGAAGGCGGTCAGGGTGCGCGCCATGGCGAGAGCTCCGTTCAGTGGCCGGTTGTGGCCTGTGGTGGGTCCGCCTCGACGTGTCGCGCGCCGCCGGCGCCGGTCGTGGGCGGGGCCTGCGGAGCGAGCACTGCAGCGATCCGCGCCGCCGCTTCGAGCGCGCCTTCGAGATAGCCTCCGCTGCGCCCGGCGCTTTCGCTGCCGCCGAACAGCAGCCGTCCGCCCCACTGCGGCTCGGCTAGGCGTGCATCGCCGTAGAGCGGATGCAGCGTCACCGCCTCGGCCCGGTCGAGTGCGCTGCAGGTCAGGGGATCCTCGGCCCAGTCGTAGTGATACACGATGCCGTCCGCTGCTGCGGGGCCGAACAACTGCGCGAACTGGCCGCGCACCAGCCGCGGCAGGTGAATCGAGAGCCCTTGGCGCTGCGCCGGATCGAGATCGAAAAAGCCAGCGAGTGCCGCCCGGCCGTTCAGGGGGTTGCAGGCATCGAATACCTCGCACAGCACCGCCTGTGGGTGGCCGATGAAGGCGTTGCCGCTATGACCCGCCTCGCGCCAGAACGCCACAGGGTATTGCATTGCCGCCTTGGCCGCGCTCGCCATCCAGGTCAGGGTTTCGCGCAGTGCGGCGCTCAGTGGCGCCGGCAGCTCGGGCGTGAAACGGATGGTTTCGTCCACCAGCCGCGGCGGCAGCGCCAGCACCACCTGTCGCGCGCGCAGCGCGGTGGTATCCGCGCCGCATTGCAGGTGCATCTCGATGTGGTCGCGCTTTTGGACCAGTGCCTGCAGCCGATGCTTCAAGCGCACGGTGCCGGCCGGAAGCCGTTCGGCCAGAGCGGCGGTCAGCCGGGCCATGCCGCCGTCGAGGCGCTGCGCGCCGCCGTGCAGATCGGCGGCCGGCACGGTGCGCGGCACCTCGGTCGATGCGTCGAGAAACAGCGCCCGGCCGTCGTCATGCTGCGCGAAGCAGGCCAGGCCCAGCGTCGCCACGAGCTGCGTCATCCGCGGCTGGTTGCGTGGCCAGAACCAGGTGGGGCCGAGGTCGATGGCACCGTCGCTCAGGGTGAGAATGCGCCCGCCGACGCGCGGGCGGGCCTCGAACACCGCGCAGCGGCGGCCCGAGGGCTGCAGCAGTGTGGCCAGCTGCAGGCCGCACAGACCGGCGCCGATGATGGCCACATCGAGCATCTCGGTCGGGTCGCTTTCCAGGATCATGGGGGTCAGACCGTATGGCGCAGCAGGCG
This sequence is a window from Candidatus Macondimonas diazotrophica. Protein-coding genes within it:
- the apaG gene encoding Co2+/Mg2+ efflux protein ApaG; amino-acid sequence: MSNTLTRGVRIIAEPRFVPEQSDPDSGLFVFGYHIIIRNEGETPVQLRSRHWIITNGEGAVEEVRGPGVVGYQPIIAPGESFQYVSGCPLDTPVGTLHGSFQMVEAQGNAFDARIAPFRLMVPNILQ
- a CDS encoding glutathione S-transferase family protein — translated: MAMKFYMTPGSCSTGIHILLETLELPFEAWVLNLPAGDHLKPEYLAINPRGTIPTLVPDDGPPLTDFRSIALWLAARYPRARLLPDDPPLAARAVELLDFALGQLHGEGFTRIFTAERYLAEPGTRAREDVTAHGREIVMQAFGALEKRLPDEGYAAGERFTIADAALFYNAFWADRTEIPLPPRVAAYYRRLRALPVVRQVLAEEGYRS
- a CDS encoding Rieske 2Fe-2S domain-containing protein, whose protein sequence is MNFTTICTTDAVREGAMGLFQVGRKSVLLLWPTGGELKAYRGRCPHADMPLTGATFDGRAVRCPHHQWGFDAASGKCVTHAVRNVLHAYPLRIEGEAIQVDVGPVKPPRQPA
- a CDS encoding Rieske 2Fe-2S domain-containing protein, with translation MATAQVRMAGLSESVHAWRLWIVAFQTLCKQKYLAEGESVPFLIDGAEVLVLWPDGGQPRAFVGRCPHEGQSLVNNSDFNGRILVCTVHGWVFNGRTGEGLSPTGCRLREFPLRLTDDGRVEIDLVAA
- a CDS encoding flavin monoamine oxidase family protein → MILESDPTEMLDVAIIGAGLCGLQLATLLQPSGRRCAVFEARPRVGGRILTLSDGAIDLGPTWFWPRNQPRMTQLVATLGLACFAQHDDGRALFLDASTEVPRTVPAADLHGGAQRLDGGMARLTAALAERLPAGTVRLKHRLQALVQKRDHIEMHLQCGADTTALRARQVVLALPPRLVDETIRFTPELPAPLSAALRETLTWMASAAKAAMQYPVAFWREAGHSGNAFIGHPQAVLCEVFDACNPLNGRAALAGFFDLDPAQRQGLSIHLPRLVRGQFAQLFGPAAADGIVYHYDWAEDPLTCSALDRAEAVTLHPLYGDARLAEPQWGGRLLFGGSESAGRSGGYLEGALEAAARIAAVLAPQAPPTTGAGGARHVEADPPQATTGH